The Hevea brasiliensis isolate MT/VB/25A 57/8 chromosome 9, ASM3005281v1, whole genome shotgun sequence nucleotide sequence TGCGTTCGCTAGCTCAGAGAAAACACTGTCCATTCCATCATTTCCGCCTACGTCCTCGTTTTCAACATTAGGATCGACTTCCTATAAAAGATTACACCAGACAACAAGGTCTTGAGATATTGAAACAAAAAAAACATGAACAATGAAAACATAACAGTGACCATGAGAGGATGGCTCAAAATCCAATATAATCAGAATTGAAATCATGGATACTGAGAACTAAAGAAACAAAATTTACCAAATTATGCACAAATGTTCAATGAAAAggctaataatttataaatttcctaGACAACACAAAATTCTCGACAAATCAATCATAAAAACACTTCGTGACCACCCAAATTCACATAAAAACAACAACAAAGCGCAAACCCAGAAATCAAAAGGTTTCGAATAAGTaacaaaattaggaaataaaagagTACCATAGCATATAAATTGTTGAAGCCATTGACCAAAGTGGGGGTCTTGGTGAATCGCTGTTGAAACGCATCGCTAAGATTGTGAGCTGGGTCAGTGGATATGATCAAGACAGAGGATCTGACCCTAGCCAAAAGGACCGAGAGAATGGAACTGCAAGTGGTTTTTCCGACACCACCTTTGCCTCCGACGAAGACCCACTTGAGGGTCTCTTGGTCTAGTATGTTCCGGACCGATCCTTCAGGTATCTCCAGATCATCTGTTGCCATCCTTTGCTAACCAATTCTCTTCCTTGCGCCAATTCTCTTTCTCTCGATTCTTGAGCTCGAAACAGAGCATAGAGGCACGGTCATAGATTTTGGCCCAGCTCGGTTGGGATGGCGCATGATAACTAAACTCTGCTAAAGTGCACTGTtggttataaaatttatttatagtaTAACGTACCAAATAATACTACtttgttaaaaaataaattgtataaaaaatttaatattagtgAAAATAAAACTCATTACCTCAAAAATCTTATAAGTCCTAATTTtgctattcaattaaaattttaattaataatttattatccgATGTCTTTAAAGATAAAATATAGAGGTAAtcacaaaatttaaatatttaataatattaattaaaaaaaatcaaatatattGAATTTGATCTTTGGAGATAAATTTTTCTGCCACCAAAAGTTATTTGTGCTACGGCTTGCAAATCTCTCCAATATTAACAAATGCTTTCCACTTCTGTTAGACGGGATTTTCTTGAAAGGCATAATCGATTTTCTAGGCTACATCTTCTCTTCGTACAGCTCTCCACATCCAGTTGAAGAAAAAAACTCTAGCTCTGGAACAATGGAAGGCGTGCTTGGCCAAAAGAGGAGATCACCAAGGCTTAATGGGTCGAAGAATGGGGTTTGGTTGATGATGCGATTCTCCATTACAAGAATGCGCCAATGGATAATAGTGGAAGCCGTGCCTTCTTATAACAGCATTAAGCATTGCAGGAATGAGCTTCTATTCTTGATTCTAAGTAAAATGCTCAAATTCGAAGTTGTGCTTCTCCTGTAATCTTACATTTTCTTGTAGCTTCTTTTTGATAATTCCATGATACTTATGACTAGTCCTGTGGCGTGGCTGATTTCGTGTTTCAGAGAGTACAGACTCGGCTAATTTCTAAGACACATGACTTGTGAAATACCTACCTTTCCCTCGACAGAAAATCTAAAGCCTAAAGTATGCCATTTATCCTGTTGCAGTGAATAATTGAAGATCAATTTAGTGAAATAATTGTCTAAAAGCACACTTTATTgtatcttataaaaaaaaaaagaaagaaaggtcAATTTATTCCTTTTTTCCCGTTAGTAAAATGATATTTATAGTATAATAATATCTATGTAGGTTCTGAATGgaatggaatcaattaccaaacgaTAAAATCCATGTATAAAACTGAAGATATACTAGTGTTCTGCACAATTTATCATTCAGAACCATCCTGTTTTGGGAATATAAAATCCTCTTGAATCATAATGAGAAAACATTTGGGATATACAACAAgggagaaatgaaaagaaaatcagCTTCATAAAAAATGAGAGGATAAATAATAGAATTTTCCTCCAAAATCTACAATAGCAAAACATATACCTAAACCCCAACAACTAATAATATGGGGTCTTAAGATGAATTCTTACATATACTATTTTGTATCCTGTATATACAAGAACTCAAATAGGATTGACCAAATTCTGCAAGGCATGTAGTTATAGAGATATTAtgctactttcataactcttccATGTGATTCTGCCAATTTCCAAATGTCTATCATTCCTGTTCCATCACTAGTGAAAAAAAGACCTCCAGGACCAGTATGAATTGTTCTCACTTCTCTTCTTAAAAAATCCTGCCCCTCTCATTGAATCTAAACAAGAAAAATGATTATTTTCATAAATCAGTGCCAACGCTAAAAAGATTAGTTCAAACAAATAGCTATTGGTCATTTAATGTGTACTTACAATGGTAGGTCGTACAGGCAAATAGAATCATCATTGCAAGAGCAAAACAAAATTGGTTTTGCTTCTGCATCAGGCATCTCACAAAGAGCAATAACACCCTGTTACAAATAAACATTTTACCttcaatcaaataataaaataaaataactatgaAATCTAGGATGAGAAATCAAATAACTAAGATCCATAAAGAATGACAACCGCACTTTTAATAGATGCTTCCAATTCAAATATTTAGAGCCATAGCCCATTAACAAATAAAATCTTTGTAgatcaaagaaaataaaattaatttgactCAAATATTTAAAACAGGGTACAACTCTTTTTTtctaaaacaaaaaataaaaaaaagcacATGTATTAAATCTATCAAAAAAGCATAAATAAAATATAGGGGCTGCATTATCAAATAAACTTGGTCAGTCATAACATAGCAACTAAGGTTCAAACAGATCCAGCCCTAAGATTCAAGAAGAAAAAAATCTACTTAAATATGCACAACAATACACACTTGGAAGTtggaaataaataatttgcatgTTCCTCATTATGTGTATAGAACACCTCCAAGTTGCCCCCTTCAGTAGCTGGTCTTGTCTAATGAACAAAACAGTAGATAATGATCCCAGCAAATAAGAGATGTTAATGCATCATGCTGACCACTCAGTGTATTAAAGTATTGAGGTCCCATGcctaaaagaaaaataacaaaaacaaaatGCGGAGGGTGAGAGTGGAGTCAAACAGACAAATACATCTCCTCTTGCACATAGGGATACAAGGAAAACTGACGATGGAGGGATAAAAGGAAAACTGACGATGAATGCATCATTATGACCACTCAGTGTATTAAAGTATTGAGGTCCCATGcctaaaagaaaaataacaaaaacaaaatGCGGAGGGTGAGAGTGGAGTCAAACAGACAAATACATCTCCTCTTGCACATGAAGGGATACAAGGAAAACTGACGATCGAGGGATAAAAGGAAAAATGATGACAAAAAATCAACCATACGTATCTAGAAATCAAATATAGAAGAAAAACATGAAGAACTAATCGTAAAAGAAACAAAATTTCTTCCATATATCACTCGGAGGCACTATTgatatacaaatttaatttaaaagaaaCCTAATATACAAAACTACAGTTCCTCAAAACAACTTCACTGAGTTAATAGGGCAAAAACAATACACTCATAATCATATACAATACAAAAGATATACATGTCGGCTTCAAAAGTTCACATGATTACAATTTATTGCCTTAATCTAATTTATTGATAGTGTTGAGTCATATGTTTAGCAATGTGTAGGCTATCCCAATGTATCAGACCTATCTTCTATACAAAATCGCAACACAAAGGATAAAATAGTAaggttacaagcattactcttacAGTATTGTCCATAGAACCAGAGTATAGCCTCTTTTCTCCAACGGTTAAGCATATAACAGCAGCGGTATGACCTTCCAAAGATAAGGACAGCTCAAAAGGGTTTGGGTTCTCAGTACTCCCTTTCCAAGCCAAAATGATACCATCCTGCAAACCCAAAAAAGAAAAGGATTTGAATTCTTCATTTTTGGAGATCATATTTGTGGTACTGATAAAGAAAATCATGCAGAAGAAAGACAACATAACAATTAAACAAATTGCCACTGATGAGAGAGCAACTTCCAAAAACCATAGGTATGGGCACACAAAAAGCTTGTCCTATAGCAGTGCCTCACCCTTAAATTTAAGAACAACAAATAATAATACTATGGCAAAAACCTAATGCATTAACTCAAAATTTCCACAATCAGGGATCAATAATTAGAGGTTAAATATCATATGCGGTCACTCAGTTTTATGAGTATTTTCATAAAAGTcaactaaattttaatttctttcataaaaatcATTGAATTTCAATTTGATTCCATAAAAGCCATTGTGATTAAAAACTAAAGGTTTTCAAGTTAATTTACTGACTTGTCAATTATTTTACGAATAAAATTACATTGTtttattagttaaaaaaaaaaagaaaataggatGAATAAAATACATCCCTCTATCTGCCTCGCCGTCAAAACCCTCCCTTTTTCCATTTCTTCCCCATCAGTAACCAATTGTTAGGTAATTTTATTTGTCAAATAGTTGATAAGTCAGTAAATTAACCTTAAAACTCTTAATTTTTAATAACAGTGTCTTTtgtaaaatcaaattgaaattcaatgatttttatgaataaaattaaagtttagtGACGTTTATGAAAAActcgtaaagttgagcagttgcatGTGATAATTACCCATAATTAGAAGAATAAGAAAGGACCTTCTTGTTCCCACTTGTATTGATAAATATGT carries:
- the LOC110637041 gene encoding zinc finger CCCH domain-containing protein 48-like isoform X3 — translated: MAKIKHPLIHQFSLLRIMLLKIKLLRAQKRHVSSVCQTNMLKKMGAILAFMVLWELVFYFGKAQGHTQAVSGIALPSRSDKLFFQVDGIILAWKGSTENPNPFELSLSLEGHTAAVICLTVGEKRLYSGSMDNTTRPATEGGNLEVFYTHNEEHGVIALCEMPDAEAKPILFCSCNDDSICLYDLPLFNERGRIF
- the LOC110637041 gene encoding zinc finger CCCH domain-containing protein 63-like isoform X1, translated to MAKIKHPLIHQFSLLRIMLLKIKLLRAQKRHVSSVCQTNMLKKMGAILAFMVLWELVFYFGKAQGHTQAVSGIALPSRSDKLFFQVDGIILAWKGSTENPNPFELSLSLEGHTAAVICLTVGEKRLYSGSMDNTVRTRPATEGGNLEVFYTHNEEHGVIALCEMPDAEAKPILFCSCNDDSICLYDLPLFNERGRIF
- the LOC110637041 gene encoding zinc finger CCCH domain-containing protein 63-like isoform X2, whose protein sequence is MAKIKHPLIHQFSLLRIMLLKIKLLRAQKRHVSSVCQTNMLKKMGAILAFMVLWELVFYFGKAQGHTQAVSGIALPSRSDKLFFQDGIILAWKGSTENPNPFELSLSLEGHTAAVICLTVGEKRLYSGSMDNTVRTRPATEGGNLEVFYTHNEEHGVIALCEMPDAEAKPILFCSCNDDSICLYDLPLFNERGRIF